The genomic region GGTAGGCGCCTGCCTGCTGGCAGCGCTCGGGCCAGGGCGCGGGCTTGCCGGTGTTGGGCACCATCCGGGCGCGCAGGGTGGCGGAGAAGTCGGTCTGGCCGAGCTGGATCTTGGCGTGGCAGGTGTCGTCCTTGTCGCCGCTGCTGAAGGTCGGGAAGTAGACCTTGCGGCCGCCGACGTCCTCGGCCTTGTCCTTGGCCTTGTCCTTCGGCTCGTACGGCGCGCCCACCTTGAGCTCGAAGAGCCAGAAGTGCTCGGCGTTGGGCGTGCCGCCGATCCCGGTGCAGCCGTGGAAGCCCGGCCCGGGGGTGACGATCACCTTGGGCCCGAACTTCTTCAGGAACTCCTGGTCGTGCAGCGCGCAGATGTCGGCTTCCTGGATCTTCTTCATCAGCGCGACCGCGGTCTCGGAGGACTTGTCCGACTCCACGGGCGCGCCCGGCCGGGCGGTGCTGGTGGGCCGGGCGGCGCCGCTGGGCGTGGGCCCGGCCTGCGGGGTGCCGGGAACGGCGGTGGTGCAGCCCGCCGCGATCACCGCGACAAGGCCGACGACTCCGGGGAGGAGACGGGACATGGCTGACATGGGGTCCTCTGGCGCACTCGGTCTGGTCCTTCCCCCCGTTCGGCGGAACGGTAACAGCGGGACCAGCCCCGCCGCCGGGAAACGAACTGATCAGGCGATGCCTCAGTCCGCCTGGCGCAGGTGCGGCAGCTGCTGTTCGAGCAGCTGGAGCTGACTGTCCACCCGCTTGAGGTCGGGCTGGGCCATCAGCTGGGTGATCAGCTCGCCGATCCGGCGCTCGGTGGCGGAGAACTCCGCGGCCGCGGCCACCAGCCGCCGGTACAGCGGGTGCTCGGTGAGCCGGGGCTGCCGGGGCGGGTGCAGGCGGCGGCCGGTCTCGGCCAGCGAGCGCGCGGTGGGCAGCTCGGCCCGCATGGTGGCCACGATCTGGCCGAGCCAGTCCCGCGCGGGCGAGGGCGGCACCTGGGCCAGGGCCTGGTCGCAGCGCCACACCGGCCCCTCGCAGTCGGCCAGCAGCCGGGACCAGGCGTCGTTGACCGGCGGCAGCGGCGGCAGCGGCCGGTGTGCGGGCATCGGCGGCGGCAGCGCCGGGCGGCGGCGCTCCCCCACCGTGCTGACCGCCATCACCACGCCGCCGATGACCAGTCCGGGCAGCCCGCCCACGATGGCCGGGCCGAACAGCAGGGCGAACACCGAGATCACCGCGGTGCCGCCGACGAAGGACCCGCTGATGATCAGCAGCAGCAGGAAGGGCAGGAAGACCACGCCGTAGCCGATCAGGAACCCGGTCAGCACCGGGTTGTGCTGGCGGCCGCGCGGATCCCGGTCAGTCATGGTTGATCTGACGCAACAGGGACAGCTGCTGTTCCAGCATGCGCAGTTCGTCACCCGCTCGATGCAGCCCCGGCGCGCCGGCCAGCCGCACGATGATCTCGCCGAGGTGCCGTTCGGCCGCGGCGAACTCGGCCACCGCCGCGGCCAGCCGCACCCGCGCCGGGTGCTCGGGCCCGGCGTGCAGCCGCCGCCCGGTCTCGGCCAGCGCCCGCGCCGCGTCCAGCTCCGTGCGCATGGTCCGCAGGATCCGGACCAGCCAGTCCCTGGCCGGGGACGCGGGCACCGCCTCGGCCGCGTGCCCGACCCGGCGCAGCGAACCCGCGCACTCCTCGTACATCGCGGTCCAGACATCCGGCGGTGGCGCGCGGAACTCGGCGGGCCTGGCCATCGAGGGCCGCGGCGGCGCGACCGGCTCCGGCGCGGGTTCCGGGAGCGCCTCGGCGGCCGGGCCGACGCCGCGCAGCAGTCCGAGCGTGGCGCCGCCCAGCGCGCCGAGCCCGCCGCCGACCAGGCTGATCAGCACCAGCACCGGGAGCAGCGGCACATCGGGGTCCACCGGCACCAGCAGCTTGCCGCCGAGAAAGGTCGCCACCGCCCCGGCCAGCGAGCCCAGCGCCGTCGAGGTGGACAGCCGGGGGGCCCGCACGCGGGCCAGCGGCGCGCGCGGCCCTCGCTCGGGCAGGCCCGGGATGCCAGGCAGGGTGGTCACCCACCCCAATTTACGGCCCGCCGCAAGCTCAGGCGTCGAAGTCCACCGTCACGGTGTCGGTCACCGGCAGGGCCTGGCAGGTCAGCACGAACCCGGCCTCGACCTCGTGCGGCTCCAGCGCGAAGTTGCGCCGCATCCGCACCTCGCCCTCGGTGACCTTGGCCCGGCAGGTGCCGCAGACCCCGCCCTTGCAGGCGAAGGGCAGGTCGGCGCGGACCTTCTGCGCGGCGTCCAGGATCGGGGTGTCCCTGGGCAGCGCGAGCACGGTCTCCCGGCCGTCCAGCAGCACCACCACCTCGGCCGCGTCACCGTCCACAATGGACTCTTCTTCGCGGAGGAGCTCGGGCGGCGGCTCGTCGACGTAGAACAGCTCCTGGTGCACCCGCTCGATGGGCACCGCCCTGGCCAGCAGCACGTCCTGGGCCGCGGTGACCATGCCGTAGGGCCCGCACAGCCACCAGTGCGCGACATCCCGCACCGGGACCAGCAGGTCCAGCAGCTTGCCGATCCGCCCGGCGTCCAGCCGCCCGGCGAACAGCTCCACGTCGCCGCGTTCCCGGCTGAGCACGTGCACCAGTTGCAGGCGGCCGCGGTAGGCGTCCTTGAGGTCGGCCAGCTCCTCGGCGAACATCACCGTGTCGCTGCGCCGGTTGCCGTAGAACAGGGTGACCCGGCTGTCCGGGCAGTCGGCGAGCAGGGTGGCCGCGATGGACAGCACCGGGGTGATGCCAGAGCCCGCGGCCAGCAGCACGTGGTGGCCGCCCAGCTCGGTCGGGCTGAACCCGCCGGAGGGCGGCAGCACGTCGATCTTCTCGCCCGCGCGGACCTCGTCCACCAGCCAGGAGGAGAACAGGCCGCCGTCCACCCTGCGCACGCCGATCTGCGGGGCCCGCCCGCGCGGGGCGCAGATCGAGTAGGACCGCCGCTCCTCCACACCGTCGGGGGTGAGCCTGCGCAGGGTCAGGTACTGGCCAGGGCGGAAGGCGAACTCCGCGCTCAGCTCCTCGGGCACCGCGAAGGTGACCGCGACCGCGTCCGCGCACAACTGGTCGACCCTGGCCACCTCCAGGGTGTGGAAGGCCGCGCGGGGGCGCGACATCGCCGGAGCGGCCATCAGATCTCCTTGACGTGCTCGAAGGGTTCGGCGCAGGCCGAGCAGCTGCGCAGGGCCTTGCACGCGGTGGAGGAGAACCGGGACAGCTCGACGGTGTCCCGTGATCCGCAGCGCGGGCAGGGCACCACCGCGCTGGGCGGGTCCAGCCGCAGCGGCACCGGTCCGGCCAGCCGGGGCCCGATCCGCTGGGGCGGCGCGATGCCGTGCTCGGTGAGCTTGCGGCGGCCGTCCTCGCTGATCCAGTCGGTGGTCCAGGCCGGGCTGAGCACGGTGCGCACCTCGACGTGCTCGAACCCGGCTTCGCGCAGGCCCTTGCGCAGGTCGGCGCGCATCTCATCCAGGGCCGGGCAGCCGGAGTAGGTGGGCGTGATGGTGACCAGCACGGCGTCGCCGCTGACCGCGACCTCGCGCAGCACGCCGAGGTCGGCCAGGGTGAGCACGGGCAGCTCGGGGTCGAGCACCGCCTCGGCCGCCGCGCGCGCTCGCTCCACTGTGGACAGTGCCATGGCGGTCACCACACCGCGTCCGGCTGGGAGCGGGCGATGTGCTGCATCTCGGCCAGCAGGTAGCCCATCGGCTTGGAGTGCACGCCGTCCCGCCCGGCCCGGCCGCCCACGGTGGCCAGCGGGAGGACCTCGGGGCGGGTCAGCGTGGCCGCCGACAGCACCTGGTCCAGCACCGCGTCCACCTCCGCGCGCAGTTCGCCGGGGTCCACCGCGACCCCGGCCTCGGCCAGCCGCAGCTCCACCGGGTGCGCGGTGCACAGCTCTTCGAGGTAGGGCCACATCCGGTCCAGCCCGTCCTGCATCCGCCGGTGCGACTCCTCGGTGCCGTCGCCGAGCCGGACGGTCCACTGCGCCGCGTGGTCGCGGTGGTAGGCCAGCTCCTTGACGCCCTTGGCCGCGACCGCGGCGAGCACCGGGTCGGCCGAGGCGGACAGCCTGGTGAACAGCGCCAGCCGGGCGGAGGAGAACAGCAGCAGCCGGGCGATGGTCTGGGCGAAGTCGCCGTTGGGCTGCTCGACCAGCCGGACGTTGCGGAACTCGGTCTCGTCCCGGAAGTAGGCCAGCCGGTCCTCATCACGGCCCGCGCCCTCGGCCTCGCCCGCGCGGGTCAGCAGCAGCCGGGCCTGGCCGAGCAGGTCGAGCGCGATGTTGGCCAGCGCCACGTCCTCCTCCAGCTCGGGCGCGTTCGAGCACCACTCGGCGGTGCGCTGGGACAGCACCAGCGCGTCGTCGCCGAGCATCAGCGCGTACGCGAACAGGTCCTGACGGTCCACTGTGGACGGAAACTCTCTGTCCACTGTGGACATCTCGTCGTGGAAGCCGGAACCGTAGGCCCACCGGGCGTCGTCGTGCTCCTCGGCGAGTGCCTGGTAGGCGTTGTCGAAGGACATCAGTGCCTCACAGGTGCGGGACGCCGTCGGGGATGTCGTAGAAGGTCGGGTGCCGGTAGACCTTGTCCCCGGCGGGCGCGAAGAACGGGTCCTTCTCGTCCGGGCTGGAGGCGGTGATCGCCTCGGCGGGCACCACCCAGATGCTCACACCCTCGTTGCGCCGGGTGTAGAGGTCGCGCGCGTTGCGCACGGCCATCTCCGCGTCCGGGGCGTGCAGCGAGCCGACGTGCACGTGGTTGAGCCCGCGCCGGCCACGCACGAAGACCTCCCACAGCGGCCAGGAGGAACGCACCTCTGCCATCACGCGACTCCCTTCGCCCGTTCCGCCCGCTTGGCCGCGTAGGCCGCGGCCGCCTCCCGCACCCAGGCCCCGTCCTCGTGCGCCCGCCGCCGGTGCTCGATCCGCTCGGCGTTGCACGGCCCGTCGCCCTTGACCACCCGCATCAGCTCGGCGAAGTCCGGCGTGCCGAAGTCGTAGTGCCCGCGGGCTTCGTTCCAGCGCAGCTCCGGGTCGGGGAAGGTGACGCCGAGCGCCTCGGCCTGCGGCACCGACATGTCCACGAACTTCTGCCGCAGCTCGTCGTTGGTGTGCCGCTTGATCCGCCAGGCCATGGACCGCTCGGTGTTCGGCGAGCTGTCATCCGGCGGCCCGAACATCATCAGCGACGGCCACCACCAGCGGTCCACCGCCTCCTGCACCATCCGCCGCTGGTTCTCGCTGCCCCGCATCATGGTCATCAGCAGCTCGTAGCCCTGCCGCTGGTGGAAGGACTCCTCCTTGCAGACCCTGATCATCGCGCGGGCGTACGGCCCGTAGCTGGTGCGGCACAACGGCACCTGGTTGCAGATCGCCGCCCCGTCCACCAGCCAGCCGATCACGCCCACGTCGGCGAAGGTCAGCGTGGGGTAGTTGAAGATCGAGGAGTACTTCTGCCGCCCGCTGATCAGCTTCTCGGTCAGGTCGGTCCGGTCCGCGCCCAGCGTGGCCGCCGCCGCGTACAGGTACAGCCCGTGGCCGGCCTCGTCCTGCACCTTGGCCAACAGGATCGCCTTGCGCCGCAGGCTGGGCGCCCGGCTGATCCAGTTGCCCTCCGGCTGCATCCCGATGATCTCCGAATGCGCGTGCTGGGCGATCTGGCGGATCAGGGTGGCCCGGTAGGCCTCCGGCATCCAGTCCCTCGGCTCGATCCGCCCGTCCGCGGTGACCGTGGCGGTGAACTCGGCTTCCAGCTCTGGCGGTTCGGTTTCGAGCACGGCAGGCACCTCCGGCCGGTTCGGGAACACGCTCGATGTTACACCGAATCGCCGGAGTTGGAAGAAAGTGTCACATCAGGTTTGGGTGACCGTCCACCCGGACGAACTGACGGTTGCCAACCACTCACAGCCAGCTGCTAGCTTGAGATCACCTGGGGGAACCGCCGGGCGCGATCGCGCCCAGGGCGGCAGGGGTGCAGCCATGCACAGGAGGGGACCGATGACCACGGGGGATGGACCGCCGTCACCGGCACGGAGACGGGCACAGGTCGAAGTTCACAGCGGAATGTAGGCGAAACACATTCCAGCGATCACGAGAGCCCCTACTGCGCCGACAACGGACCAGGCGGATCCACGTTTGGTCGGCGCACGCCAGGAAATCACCGCGAGGACTGTGGCCACCAGGCATACTCCAAGCGTCACGAAGCTCTTCGTAATCGGATAGAAGTAGACCAGAATCGCAGCGCAGGTCGTGATCGCAACCACGGCCCAGCACACACGATCGCGGAGTGGTTGCCAAGGATCGTAGGTTTCATAGGCCACGTTTGAGATGCTACCGCAGCAGCGGACTAAGACGGAGGGGATGCGGATGGGTTTCAAAGCCGACTATCGGGTGATCGATGGCTACCGACAGCTTGTCCGACGAGCCTGGGACGACACTCAGGAGGCTCAAGGGTATGCGAACAAGTACTGCGATGTGCCGCGAGCAGATCAGGGGTGGCTGCAACTACTCGGCGATGCCAACGAAGCAGTCTCGAACAGCGTGCAGGACCTGCTAGGCAGGATCCACAGTGTGGTCAACTCAGCTCACGGTGAGCTGAGTGGAGTCGTGGAGCACTACAAGCTCACCGACACCGGAGCCGCCGCACGTGTCGACCAGACCTATCCGAAGGTCGACCGGATCACCGAGGGCAAGCTGGACAACGGAGGCAGGTGACCATGTCCGTCCCGAGTGTCAGCATGGCAAGTGCCGCTACGCACCTGGTCCCTCCAGGAAAACCGGCCGAGTTCCAAGACCCCCTGGCCATCCTCAACGCGATCTCGGACGGACTGAGCCCTTCCTGGTGGCTGAACGAGGTTTTCGCAGCCACTATCGGCTTCAATCCCATCCAGGAAGTCACCCAATGGGTCATCGGCGATTGGGAAAGTTTCGCACGCTGCGCGAAGGCTTACGAGTCACTCGGCAAATGCCTGAATTCAGTTGGAGACAGCCTGAAAGGCGGTCTCGGCACTCTTGATTCTGGTTGGCAGGGAAATGCCGCCGATGCCGCGCACGTCTACTTCCAAGACCTCGCCAAGGCCATCGGCGACAAGCAGCAGGAT from Crossiella sp. CA-258035 harbors:
- the paaE gene encoding 1,2-phenylacetyl-CoA epoxidase subunit PaaE; the protein is MAAPAMSRPRAAFHTLEVARVDQLCADAVAVTFAVPEELSAEFAFRPGQYLTLRRLTPDGVEERRSYSICAPRGRAPQIGVRRVDGGLFSSWLVDEVRAGEKIDVLPPSGGFSPTELGGHHVLLAAGSGITPVLSIAATLLADCPDSRVTLFYGNRRSDTVMFAEELADLKDAYRGRLQLVHVLSRERGDVELFAGRLDAGRIGKLLDLLVPVRDVAHWWLCGPYGMVTAAQDVLLARAVPIERVHQELFYVDEPPPELLREEESIVDGDAAEVVVLLDGRETVLALPRDTPILDAAQKVRADLPFACKGGVCGTCRAKVTEGEVRMRRNFALEPHEVEAGFVLTCQALPVTDTVTVDFDA
- the paaD gene encoding 1,2-phenylacetyl-CoA epoxidase subunit PaaD; the protein is MALSTVERARAAAEAVLDPELPVLTLADLGVLREVAVSGDAVLVTITPTYSGCPALDEMRADLRKGLREAGFEHVEVRTVLSPAWTTDWISEDGRRKLTEHGIAPPQRIGPRLAGPVPLRLDPPSAVVPCPRCGSRDTVELSRFSSTACKALRSCSACAEPFEHVKEI
- the paaC gene encoding 1,2-phenylacetyl-CoA epoxidase subunit PaaC, with the protein product MSFDNAYQALAEEHDDARWAYGSGFHDEMSTVDREFPSTVDRQDLFAYALMLGDDALVLSQRTAEWCSNAPELEEDVALANIALDLLGQARLLLTRAGEAEGAGRDEDRLAYFRDETEFRNVRLVEQPNGDFAQTIARLLLFSSARLALFTRLSASADPVLAAVAAKGVKELAYHRDHAAQWTVRLGDGTEESHRRMQDGLDRMWPYLEELCTAHPVELRLAEAGVAVDPGELRAEVDAVLDQVLSAATLTRPEVLPLATVGGRAGRDGVHSKPMGYLLAEMQHIARSQPDAVW
- the paaB gene encoding 1,2-phenylacetyl-CoA epoxidase subunit PaaB, whose product is MAEVRSSWPLWEVFVRGRRGLNHVHVGSLHAPDAEMAVRNARDLYTRRNEGVSIWVVPAEAITASSPDEKDPFFAPAGDKVYRHPTFYDIPDGVPHL
- the paaA gene encoding 1,2-phenylacetyl-CoA epoxidase subunit PaaA, translated to MEAEFTATVTADGRIEPRDWMPEAYRATLIRQIAQHAHSEIIGMQPEGNWISRAPSLRRKAILLAKVQDEAGHGLYLYAAAATLGADRTDLTEKLISGRQKYSSIFNYPTLTFADVGVIGWLVDGAAICNQVPLCRTSYGPYARAMIRVCKEESFHQRQGYELLMTMMRGSENQRRMVQEAVDRWWWPSLMMFGPPDDSSPNTERSMAWRIKRHTNDELRQKFVDMSVPQAEALGVTFPDPELRWNEARGHYDFGTPDFAELMRVVKGDGPCNAERIEHRRRAHEDGAWVREAAAAYAAKRAERAKGVA
- a CDS encoding WXG100 family type VII secretion target, giving the protein MTMSVPSVSMASAATHLVPPGKPAEFQDPLAILNAISDGLSPSWWLNEVFAATIGFNPIQEVTQWVIGDWESFARCAKAYESLGKCLNSVGDSLKGGLGTLDSGWQGNAADAAHVYFQDLAKAIGDKQQDLQELHDEYMKAARGIWEFAKGAGDLIKEILDMAIIAAVEIAAGAALSWTGVGMAIAWALAALECVAIVKAWASVVGLINKTQMIVYMAHGFGMRVAGTLGNPTSIPFPETTYSHPAVK